Proteins encoded by one window of Pempheris klunzingeri isolate RE-2024b chromosome 14, fPemKlu1.hap1, whole genome shotgun sequence:
- the LOC139213550 gene encoding rho GTPase-activating protein 24-like translates to MGLSCFKSWKHDSTGHKGNRDVLASPGSYFFLSNSAGQGDEWLKSLNKGVWIPFTGVFGQRLEETVLYERRYGVRLVPLVVEQCVTFIRERGLQEVGLFRQPGRASLVKELQEAFDSGERPSFDSSTDVHTVASLLKLYLRQLPEPLVPYRRYQDFLLCGQRLSRDRTLGLGELRNLLHELPVSNFNLLNFICQFLNEVQSYSSSNKMSGKNLATVFGPNILRAKAEDPQSIMGAAALVQVLMLEMIREHESLFAKVPPSMFARPPGGSRASPGALRQPHLHPPPCLRQLSLPLIAERSREAGQSSAAAADAQNPSFIYSAAAKSDLSSGQKRLLGHRYTSSHPENCFYPLPSSSQHHADRHNTDYHQHHAGPGPSPANIQASSTSLQLQDPVPDSSSPRPMLKAGWAKAWPGPGEVDAGFWSSGAAGEKGGVPDAASRGSSEAQDDSALSAYDNLDKVLDAIGGHSETNDPGDQIEPCEEGEEQEEAGQTRDSSSWSSCEVLPLDESSHAVGAVSPEVSPKRSERLPSSQVEDSDNDDHENNNDNDDDEDDDDDVHHPNSPASGSVLSDSNLSTGSSEVFLPSGPPEPQGPEPQSQPRDAHSVLAELRQQMAQQKAEYQARIQRLERCNDVLERQVMVLRVSLEQQKRSRSVAEIKIRNMERAKADADLRNTTLQREMELFFQMYGDIRRSGEGGKGGGSL, encoded by the exons ATGGGACTCAGCTGCTTCAAGTCCTGGAAACATGACAGTACAGGCCACaaag GTAACAGAGACGTGCTTGCCAGCCCAGGCTCCTACTTCTTCCTGTCTAACAGCGCCGGTCAGGGTGACGAGTGGCTGAAGAGCCTCAATAAGGGAGTCTGGATCCCTTTCACAG GGGTGTTTGGGCAGCGTCTGGAGGAGACGGTGCTGTATGAGCGCCGTTATGGGGTGCGTTTGGTTCCTCTGGTGGTGGAGCAGTGTGTGACCTTCATCCGGGAGCGCGGCTTGCAGGAGGTGGGCTTGTTTCGCCAGCCGGGACGGGCCAGTCTGGtcaaggagctgcaggaggcctTCGATTCGGGGGAGAGGCCGTCCTTCGACAG cagcacagacgtCCACACGGTGGCGTCACTGCTGAAGCTCTACCTCAGACAGCTGCCGGAGCCTCTGGTTCCTTACCGCCGCTACCAGGACTTCCTGCTCTGCGGTCAGAGGCTGTCACGTGACCGCACACTG ggTTTGGGGGAGTTGAGGAATCTTCTTCATGAGTTGCCAGTTTCAAACTTTAACCTACTCAACTTCATCTGCCA gtttttaAATGAGGTCCAGAGTTACTCCAGCAGCAACAAGATGAGCGGCAAGAACTTGGCCACTGTGTTTGGGCCAAACATCCTCCGAGCCAAAGCTGAAGATCCACAAAGCATCATGGGAG CTGCAGCACTGGTGCAGGTGCTGATGTTGGAGATGATCAGAGAGCACGAGTCTCTGTTCGCCAAAGTCCCCCCGTCCATGTTCGCTCGTCCGCCTGGAGGATCACGCGCATCTCCAGGCGCCCTGAGGCAGCCTCATCTCCACCCGCCGCCCTGCCTCCGCCagctgtctctgcctctcattGCAGAGCGCTCCAGAGAGGCGGGACAGTCCTCCGCCGCTGCCGCAGACGCCCAGAACCCCAG CTTCATCtactctgctgctgccaaatCGGACTTGTCCTCTGGCCAGAAGAGACTTCTCGGCCATCGCTACACCTCCTCCCACCCAGAGAACTGCTTCTACCCCCTGCCGTCCTCCAGTCAGCACCACGctgacagacacaacacagatTATCACCAGCACCACGCTGGCCCAGGACCATCCCCAGCAAACATTCAAGCCTCTTCGACCAGCCTCCAGCTACAAGACCCAGTGCCGGACAGCTCCAGCCCCAGACCGATGCTCAAGGCGGGCTGGGCGAAGGCCTGGCCCGGCCCGGGAGAAGTGGACGCTGGTTTCTGGAGCTCTGGTGCTGCAGGTGAAAAGGGAGGAGTGCCAGATGCAGCCAGCAGGGGCAGCAGTGAGGCTCAGGACGACAGCGCCCTTTCTGCCTATGACAACCTGGACAAAGTGTTGGACGCCATCGGAGGACATTCTGAGACCAACGATCCGGGGGATCAGATTGAACCCTGCGAAGAGGGCGAGGAGCAAGAGGAGGCGGGGCAGACGAGGGACTCTTCTTCATGGTCTTCCTGCGAGGTCCTACCTCTGGACGAGAGTAGTCATGCTGTGGGCGCGGTTAGTCCTGAGGTGTCACCAAAGAGATCTGAAAGGTTACCCTCCAGTCAGGTGGAAGACAGCGATAATGACGATCATGAAAACAACAacgacaatgatgatgatgaagacgatgatgatgatgtccaTCACCCTAACTCTCCAGCCTCCGGTTCTGTACTCAGTGACAGCAATCTGAGTACGGGCAGCTCAGAGGTGTTCCTCCCCTCTGGTCCTCCGGAGCCCCAGGGGCCTGAGCCTCAGTCGCAGCCCAGGGACGCTCACTCCGTCCTGGCTGAGCTCCGGCAGCAGATGGCCCAGCAGAAGGCCGAGTACCAGGCCAGGATCCAGAG gCTGGAGCGCTGTAATGACGTCCTCGAGCGGCAGGTCATGGTCCTGCGGGTCAGTCTGGAGCAGCAGAAGCGCAGCCGAAGCGTCGCCGAGATCAAGATCCGCAACATGGAGCGAGCCAAGGCCGACGCCGACCTCCGTAACACCACgctgcagagagagatggagctgTTCTTCCAGATGTATGGAGACATCAGGCGGAGcggggagggaggaaagggtgGAGGGAGTCTCTGA